The Agromyces hippuratus genome has a window encoding:
- the lpdA gene encoding dihydrolipoyl dehydrogenase, translating into MTSHFDVVVLGAGPGGYVAAVRAAQLGLSVAVIEERYWGGVCLNVGCIPSKALLRNAELAHIFHDQAATFGISGDVHFDFGVAFDRSRQVSEKHVKGVHFLMKKNGITEFDGRGSFTGPNAIDVAKTDGTTEQLTFANAIIATGSRVRLLPGVQLSQNVVTYESQILARELPSSIAIVGAGAIGMEFAYVLKNYGVEVTVIEFLDRALPNEDVEVSKEITRQYRNLGVPILTSTKVGSVVDNGSSVTVSYTAADGQPGTLEVDKVLMAVGFAPNVEGFGLETAGVALTERGAIGIDERMRTNVPHIYAIGDVTAKLMLAHVAEAQGVVAAETIGDAETMELGDYRMMPRATFCSPQVASFGLTEQQARDEGYDVVVSKFPFSANGKANGLGEPIGFVKLVADAKHLELLGGHMVGPDVSELLPELTLAQKWDLGALELARNVHTHPTLSEALQETFHGLAGHMINM; encoded by the coding sequence ATGACCAGCCATTTCGATGTCGTCGTCCTCGGCGCAGGTCCCGGCGGCTACGTCGCCGCGGTACGCGCTGCCCAACTCGGCCTCAGCGTCGCCGTGATCGAGGAGAGGTACTGGGGCGGAGTGTGCCTCAACGTCGGGTGCATCCCGTCGAAGGCGTTGCTGCGCAACGCCGAGCTCGCCCACATCTTCCACGACCAGGCCGCGACGTTCGGCATCTCGGGCGACGTGCACTTCGACTTCGGCGTCGCGTTCGACCGCAGCCGCCAGGTGTCGGAGAAGCACGTCAAGGGCGTGCACTTCCTCATGAAGAAGAACGGCATCACCGAGTTCGACGGCCGTGGCTCGTTCACCGGCCCGAACGCGATCGACGTCGCGAAGACCGACGGCACGACCGAGCAGCTCACGTTCGCGAACGCGATCATCGCGACCGGTTCGCGCGTGCGCCTGCTGCCGGGCGTGCAGCTCTCGCAGAACGTCGTGACCTACGAGTCGCAGATCCTCGCTCGCGAGCTGCCGAGCTCGATCGCGATCGTCGGCGCCGGTGCGATCGGCATGGAGTTCGCCTACGTGCTGAAGAACTACGGCGTCGAGGTCACGGTCATCGAGTTCCTCGACCGAGCGCTGCCGAATGAAGACGTCGAGGTCTCCAAGGAGATCACCCGCCAGTACCGCAACCTCGGCGTGCCGATCCTCACCTCGACGAAGGTCGGGTCGGTCGTCGACAACGGGTCCTCCGTCACCGTCTCGTACACCGCGGCCGACGGGCAGCCGGGCACGCTCGAGGTCGACAAGGTGCTCATGGCCGTGGGCTTCGCGCCGAACGTCGAGGGCTTCGGCCTCGAGACCGCCGGTGTCGCCCTCACCGAGCGCGGCGCGATCGGCATCGACGAGCGCATGCGCACGAACGTGCCGCACATCTACGCCATCGGCGACGTCACCGCGAAGCTCATGCTCGCCCACGTCGCCGAGGCGCAGGGCGTCGTGGCGGCCGAGACGATCGGCGACGCCGAGACCATGGAACTCGGCGACTACCGCATGATGCCGCGCGCGACCTTCTGCTCGCCGCAGGTCGCGAGCTTCGGGCTGACCGAGCAGCAGGCCCGCGACGAGGGCTACGACGTGGTCGTCTCGAAGTTCCCGTTCAGCGCCAACGGCAAGGCGAACGGGCTCGGCGAACCCATCGGCTTCGTGAAGCTCGTCGCCGACGCGAAGCATCTCGAACTGCTCGGCGGCCACATGGTCGGCCCCGACGTCTCGGAGCTGCTGCCCGAGCTGACGCTCGCCCAGAAGTGGGACCTCGGCGCACTCGAGCTCGCCCGCAACGTGCACACCCACCCCACGCTGTCGGAGGCGCTGCAGGAGACGTTCCACGGCCTCGCGGGGCACATGATCAACATGTGA
- a CDS encoding TIGR00341 family protein — protein MSSVAGLLIPANRRNPAVELLDQLDLDHGDVRAKRTGFVIMLLLSAIIAIAGIIGDSTATVIGAMIIAPLSTPILGIAAGIVTGRASLVGRSVLWLVGGMVAVVVLGMLLSYTLPDPQQLTTNPQVTSRTAPTLMDLLAAFATGLAGAFAMCRRDLSNILPGVAISISLVPPLGVVGVSLGQGQFDAAFGASMLFLSNVVALIIAGSLVFTLAGYPRDPEAVEGANRRRAYTIVGVLTAVVAIPLVVNSLIIAFVASWTVTLHSVTNDWLDGTKGASITGVSWNGLQATVGVESPGGDLPPLEEYRDDLAGKLPSYVSVSLDVKSGSQVEVR, from the coding sequence ATGTCGTCAGTGGCAGGCCTGCTCATTCCGGCGAACCGGCGCAACCCGGCGGTGGAGCTGCTCGACCAGCTCGACCTCGACCACGGCGACGTGCGCGCCAAGCGCACGGGCTTCGTGATCATGCTCCTGCTCTCGGCGATCATCGCGATCGCGGGCATCATCGGGGACTCCACCGCCACCGTCATCGGGGCCATGATCATCGCCCCGCTCTCGACGCCGATCCTCGGCATCGCCGCGGGCATCGTGACCGGTCGGGCTTCGCTCGTCGGCCGCTCGGTGCTCTGGCTCGTCGGCGGCATGGTGGCCGTCGTCGTGCTCGGCATGCTGCTCTCGTACACGCTGCCCGACCCCCAGCAGCTCACGACGAACCCGCAGGTGACGAGCCGCACCGCGCCGACCCTCATGGACCTGCTCGCCGCGTTCGCGACGGGACTCGCCGGGGCGTTCGCGATGTGCCGGCGCGACCTCAGCAACATCCTGCCCGGCGTCGCGATCTCGATCTCGCTCGTGCCGCCGCTCGGCGTGGTCGGCGTGAGCCTCGGTCAGGGCCAGTTCGACGCGGCCTTCGGCGCCTCGATGCTGTTCCTCTCGAACGTCGTGGCCCTCATCATCGCGGGATCGCTCGTCTTCACCCTCGCCGGCTATCCGCGCGACCCCGAGGCCGTCGAGGGCGCGAACCGGCGACGCGCCTACACGATCGTCGGCGTGCTCACCGCGGTGGTCGCGATCCCGCTCGTCGTGAACTCGCTCATCATCGCGTTCGTCGCCTCGTGGACCGTGACCCTGCACTCCGTCACGAACGACTGGCTCGACGGCACGAAGGGCGCCTCGATCACGGGCGTCAGCTGGAACGGGCTGCAGGCCACGGTCGGCGTCGAGAGCCCCGGCGGTGACCTGCCGCCGCTCGAGGAGTACCGCGACGATCTCGCCGGCAAGCTGCCGTCGTACGTCTCGGTGAGCCTCGACGTGAAGTCGGGCAGCCAGGTCGAGGTGCGCTGA
- a CDS encoding solute symporter family protein → MLHFEAASTSPGEPWLNIAIFGAFVAITMIIVFRASRNNKTAADYYAAGRSFTGGQNGSAIAGDYLSAASFLGIVGAIAITGYDGFLYSIGFLVAWLVALLLVAELLRNTGKFTMADVLSFRLKQKPVRIAAATTTLVVCFFYLLAQMAGAGGLVSLLLGVGDQLGQALVITVVGALMILYVLIGGMKGTTWVQIIKAILLIAGAGVMTVWVLAINGFNFSTLLDNAVAATGNPEILNPGLKYGVSEIAKVDFLSLGLALVLGTAALPHVLMRFYTVPTAKEARKSVVWAIWLIGIFYVFTLVLGYGAAALVGADVIAAAPGGPNSAAPLLAFELGGPLLLGLISAIAFATILAVVAGLTITAAASFAHDIYASVVKKGKPAPGAEVKVARRTVVIIGIVAIIGGIGANGQNVAFLVALAFAVAASANLPTIVYSLFWKRFTTQGALWSMYGGLASAIILIIFSPVVSGSETSMLKTESIDFAIFPLSNPGIVSIPLAFFLGWLGTVLDKKKEDPAKQSEMEVRSLTGVGAEKATQH, encoded by the coding sequence ATGCTGCACTTCGAAGCCGCGAGCACCTCGCCCGGCGAGCCCTGGCTGAACATCGCCATCTTCGGCGCCTTCGTCGCGATCACGATGATCATCGTGTTCCGTGCGAGCCGCAACAACAAGACCGCCGCCGACTACTACGCCGCCGGCCGCTCGTTCACGGGCGGTCAGAACGGCTCGGCGATCGCCGGTGACTACCTCTCGGCGGCGTCGTTCCTCGGCATCGTCGGCGCGATCGCGATCACGGGCTACGACGGGTTCCTCTACTCGATCGGGTTCCTCGTGGCGTGGCTCGTCGCACTGCTGCTCGTGGCCGAGCTGCTCCGCAACACGGGCAAGTTCACGATGGCCGACGTGCTCTCGTTCCGACTGAAGCAGAAGCCGGTGCGCATCGCCGCGGCGACCACGACGCTCGTCGTCTGCTTCTTCTACCTGCTCGCCCAGATGGCCGGAGCCGGCGGTCTCGTCTCGCTGCTCCTCGGCGTCGGCGATCAGCTCGGCCAGGCGCTCGTCATCACCGTGGTCGGCGCGCTCATGATCCTCTACGTGCTCATCGGCGGCATGAAGGGCACGACCTGGGTGCAGATCATCAAGGCGATCCTGCTCATCGCGGGCGCCGGCGTGATGACCGTCTGGGTGCTCGCGATCAACGGCTTCAACTTCTCGACCCTGCTCGACAACGCGGTCGCCGCGACGGGCAACCCCGAGATCCTGAACCCGGGCCTCAAGTACGGCGTCTCCGAGATCGCGAAGGTCGACTTCCTCTCGCTCGGCCTCGCGCTCGTGCTCGGCACCGCGGCCCTGCCGCACGTGCTCATGCGCTTCTACACGGTGCCCACCGCGAAGGAGGCCCGCAAGTCGGTCGTCTGGGCGATCTGGCTGATCGGCATCTTCTACGTGTTCACCCTCGTGCTCGGCTACGGCGCAGCGGCCCTCGTCGGCGCCGACGTCATCGCGGCGGCACCCGGCGGCCCGAACTCCGCAGCACCGCTGCTCGCGTTCGAGCTCGGCGGGCCGCTGCTCCTCGGCCTCATCTCGGCGATCGCGTTCGCGACGATCCTCGCGGTGGTCGCGGGTCTCACGATCACGGCGGCGGCCTCCTTCGCCCACGACATCTACGCGAGCGTCGTGAAGAAGGGCAAGCCGGCGCCGGGCGCCGAGGTCAAGGTCGCCCGTCGCACCGTCGTCATCATCGGCATCGTGGCGATCATCGGCGGCATCGGGGCCAACGGCCAGAACGTGGCGTTCCTCGTGGCGCTCGCGTTCGCGGTCGCGGCATCCGCGAACCTGCCGACGATCGTCTACTCGCTGTTCTGGAAGCGCTTCACCACGCAGGGCGCCCTCTGGAGCATGTACGGCGGCCTCGCGTCGGCGATCATCCTCATCATCTTCTCGCCGGTCGTCTCGGGTTCCGAGACGTCGATGCTGAAGACCGAGTCGATCGATTTCGCGATCTTCCCGCTCTCGAACCCCGGCATCGTCTCGATCCCGCTGGCCTTCTTCCTGGGCTGGCTCGGCACGGTGCTCGACAAGAAGAAGGAGGACCCCGCGAAGCAGTCCGAGATGGAGGTGCGCTCGCTCACCGGCGTCGGAGCCGAGAAGGCGACGCAGCACTGA
- a CDS encoding DUF485 domain-containing protein, whose amino-acid sequence MGNDALSAETETAPPVDYPAVQQSEEFQRLRSKHRRFVFPVLAACLVWYLAYVLLAGYAHDFMSTPVFGSVNVAILLGLAQVVTTFAVTTWYVHYANKELDPIAEEIRDEIETGATFTAEEATR is encoded by the coding sequence ATGGGCAACGATGCCCTGAGCGCGGAGACCGAGACGGCCCCACCCGTCGACTATCCCGCGGTGCAACAATCCGAAGAGTTCCAGCGACTGCGTTCGAAGCACCGGAGGTTCGTCTTCCCCGTGCTGGCCGCATGCCTCGTCTGGTACCTCGCCTACGTGCTGCTCGCCGGCTACGCGCACGACTTCATGTCGACGCCCGTGTTCGGCAGCGTCAACGTCGCGATCCTGCTCGGTCTCGCGCAGGTCGTGACGACCTTCGCCGTGACCACCTGGTACGTGCACTACGCCAACAAGGAGCTCGACCCCATCGCCGAGGAGATCCGCGATGAGATCGAGACGGGCGCGACGTTCACCGCAGAGGAGGCGACCCGCTGA
- a CDS encoding sensor histidine kinase, with protein sequence MSESMLLAAALGVAGGALAVGLVVFLRRIVLTSKELGTDAEQATYQTLHLASQAAKHLRGGIDELDAARAGKHLRALLGCDSLAIVDRSGTIAIDGDEAVRAVAERLAATAIAGGRQQVQRRIPIGAWETDAVVAPILGGTGALGAIVAFASPVRAGLVRATGEVADWVAAQVELGELDASRAALAEAEVRALRAQISPHFIYNSLNAIASFINTDPAQARELVLEFADFTRYSFRRHGDFTTVAEELRSIDSYLRLERARFGERLKVTLQIAPEVLSTVVPFLSIQPLVENAVRHGLESKEGGGRITITAADSGAFAEISVEDDGVGIDPEVLAAVLAGGPADAEHVGLRNVDARLRQVYGDELGLVVETNVGAGTLVRMRVPKSGPRRPSSAGTPDGRLEP encoded by the coding sequence ATGTCCGAGTCGATGCTGCTCGCCGCCGCCCTCGGCGTGGCCGGCGGAGCACTCGCGGTCGGACTCGTCGTGTTCCTGCGGCGCATCGTGCTGACGTCGAAGGAACTCGGCACCGACGCCGAGCAGGCGACCTACCAGACGCTGCACCTCGCCTCGCAGGCGGCGAAGCACCTGCGCGGCGGCATCGACGAACTCGACGCGGCGCGGGCGGGCAAGCACCTCAGGGCGCTGCTCGGCTGCGACAGCCTCGCAATCGTCGATCGCTCGGGCACCATCGCGATCGACGGCGACGAGGCCGTGCGCGCCGTCGCCGAGCGGCTCGCCGCCACGGCGATCGCCGGTGGACGGCAGCAGGTGCAGCGCCGCATCCCGATCGGCGCGTGGGAGACGGATGCGGTCGTGGCCCCGATCCTCGGCGGCACCGGCGCGCTCGGCGCGATCGTCGCCTTCGCCTCCCCCGTTCGAGCCGGCCTCGTGCGTGCGACCGGCGAGGTCGCCGACTGGGTGGCCGCGCAGGTCGAGCTCGGCGAGCTCGACGCGTCGCGCGCCGCATTGGCGGAGGCCGAGGTGCGGGCACTGCGCGCGCAGATCAGCCCGCATTTCATCTACAACTCGCTGAACGCGATCGCCTCGTTCATCAACACCGACCCGGCGCAGGCGCGCGAGCTCGTGCTCGAGTTCGCCGACTTCACCCGGTACTCGTTCCGCAGGCACGGCGACTTCACGACCGTCGCCGAGGAGCTGCGCTCCATCGACAGCTACCTGCGCCTCGAGCGGGCGCGCTTCGGCGAGCGCCTGAAGGTCACGTTGCAGATCGCCCCCGAGGTGCTCTCGACGGTGGTGCCGTTCCTCTCGATCCAGCCGCTCGTCGAGAACGCCGTGCGGCACGGCCTCGAGTCGAAGGAGGGCGGCGGGCGCATCACGATCACGGCCGCCGACTCCGGCGCGTTCGCCGAGATCAGCGTGGAGGACGACGGCGTCGGCATCGACCCCGAGGTGCTCGCCGCGGTGCTCGCGGGCGGCCCGGCCGACGCCGAGCACGTGGGGCTCCGCAACGTCGACGCGCGCCTCCGGCAGGTCTACGGCGACGAGCTCGGACTCGTGGTGGAGACCAACGTCGGCGCCGGCACGCTCGTGCGCATGCGGGTGCCGAAGTCGGGGCCGCGACGCCCCTCGTCGGCCGGAACCCCCGATGGGAGACTTGAGCCATGA
- a CDS encoding LytR/AlgR family response regulator transcription factor — protein sequence MISVLIADDEQPAIDELAYLLGQDPRIGVIHQASSGSEAIRLLTREPVDAAFLDIHMPGLTGFDLARALARFEHRPVLVFVTADEEGALEAFDLAAVDYLLKPVRTERLHRSVGRIVEALKAGAASQTAAGATTEPEMIAVTLGGTTRMIRRDDVRYVQAQGDYARLHTEEASYLVRVPLSDLERQWAESGFVRVHRSYLVSLAHLSRIRLGSDHPSVTVGQAELPVSRRLLPALRDRLDQTIIRPRT from the coding sequence ATGATCTCCGTGCTCATCGCCGACGACGAGCAGCCCGCCATCGACGAGCTCGCCTACCTGCTCGGGCAGGATCCGCGCATCGGCGTGATCCACCAGGCATCGTCGGGGTCGGAGGCGATCCGCCTGCTGACGCGCGAACCGGTCGACGCCGCGTTCCTCGACATCCACATGCCCGGGCTCACGGGGTTCGACCTGGCCCGGGCGCTCGCCAGGTTCGAGCACCGCCCCGTGCTCGTCTTCGTCACCGCCGATGAAGAGGGAGCGCTCGAGGCGTTCGACCTCGCCGCGGTCGACTACCTGCTGAAGCCCGTGCGCACCGAGCGGCTGCATCGCTCGGTCGGCCGCATCGTCGAGGCGCTGAAGGCCGGGGCGGCCAGCCAGACCGCGGCCGGGGCGACGACCGAGCCCGAGATGATCGCCGTCACGCTCGGCGGCACCACCCGCATGATCCGCCGCGACGACGTGCGGTACGTGCAGGCGCAGGGCGATTACGCCCGGCTGCACACCGAAGAGGCGAGCTACCTCGTGCGGGTGCCGCTCAGCGACCTCGAGCGGCAGTGGGCCGAATCGGGCTTCGTGCGGGTGCACCGCTCGTACCTCGTGTCGCTCGCGCACCTCAGCCGCATCCGGCTGGGCTCCGACCACCCGAGCGTCACGGTCGGCCAGGCCGAGCTGCCCGTGAGCCGGCGGCTGCTGCCGGCGCTCCGGGACCGGCTCGACCAGACGATCATCCGCCCGAGGACGTAG
- a CDS encoding DUF485 domain-containing protein, whose protein sequence is MTESSSGRADAAGPPPRVRVTAPRPGGGGASARPSPPHGAGPTSDIAGVYVRSLIRSQLRLAVVFAIGFAVATALFVLAIALVPDLDSSFVFGVPASWLLLGVGIYPLTLTVAGLYVRAASRNESRYRSLTEAE, encoded by the coding sequence GTGACCGAGTCGTCGAGCGGGCGAGCGGATGCCGCGGGGCCGCCGCCCCGGGTTCGCGTCACCGCCCCGCGACCGGGCGGGGGCGGGGCATCCGCTCGCCCGTCGCCGCCGCACGGCGCCGGGCCGACGAGCGACATCGCCGGCGTCTACGTGCGGTCGCTCATCCGCTCGCAGTTGCGACTCGCGGTCGTCTTCGCCATCGGCTTCGCGGTGGCCACCGCGCTCTTCGTGCTCGCCATCGCGCTCGTGCCCGACCTCGACTCGAGCTTCGTGTTCGGCGTGCCGGCGTCGTGGCTGCTGCTCGGCGTGGGCATCTACCCGTTGACCCTGACGGTCGCCGGGCTCTACGTGCGCGCCGCCTCGCGGAACGAGTCGCGCTACCGCTCGCTCACGGAGGCGGAGTGA
- a CDS encoding sodium/solute symporter, protein MNPVIGYAAIAAVALTSALIGFYGLRVSRTTSDFYVASRTVRPWWNASAIGGEYLSAASFLGIAGLILLQGAGGLWFPIGYTAGYLMLLLFVAAPLRRSGAYTIPDFTEARLESTTARRVTSTLVIVIGWFYIVPQLQGAALTVRITTGLPSWVGSVAVAVLVAVIVAAGGMRSITFVQAFQFWLKLTALAVPVVALLLIVGGGEPPARLTPAEAFPPAAGPGDLDVYRTVSLMVALLLGTLGLPHVLVRFYTNPDGVAARRTTVIVLALLSVFYLFPTAFGLLGRAFAPDLAAPGEADALILLLPGRLVPGLWGELLTALVIAGAFGAFLSTSSGLVVSLAGVISQDLLGGSVRGFRIAAVVSSLVPLIVALSTESAGLAGSVGLVFAFTASTLCPMLILGIWWRGLTARGAIAGMLTGALLSGAAILGGPLFTAAVPALRPFLEQPAAWTVPLAVLVTVLVSRGDHRGIPRGTDAFLTRLHVPERRVR, encoded by the coding sequence GTGAACCCCGTCATCGGCTACGCCGCGATCGCCGCCGTCGCCCTCACCTCGGCCCTGATCGGCTTCTACGGGCTGCGGGTCTCGCGCACGACGAGCGACTTCTACGTCGCCTCGCGCACCGTGCGGCCGTGGTGGAACGCCTCCGCCATCGGCGGCGAATACCTCTCGGCGGCCTCGTTCCTCGGCATCGCCGGACTCATCCTGCTGCAGGGCGCCGGCGGGCTGTGGTTCCCGATCGGCTACACGGCCGGGTACCTCATGCTCCTGCTCTTCGTGGCGGCGCCGCTCCGCCGCTCCGGGGCGTACACGATCCCCGACTTCACCGAGGCACGCCTCGAGTCGACGACGGCCCGGCGCGTGACCTCGACGCTCGTCATCGTCATCGGCTGGTTCTACATCGTGCCGCAATTGCAGGGCGCCGCCCTCACCGTGCGCATCACGACGGGACTGCCCTCGTGGGTCGGCTCCGTCGCGGTCGCCGTGCTCGTCGCGGTCATCGTCGCGGCGGGCGGCATGCGCTCGATCACCTTCGTGCAGGCGTTCCAGTTCTGGCTGAAGCTCACCGCGCTGGCGGTTCCCGTGGTGGCGCTGCTCCTCATCGTCGGCGGCGGCGAGCCGCCCGCCCGGCTCACGCCCGCTGAGGCGTTCCCTCCGGCCGCCGGCCCGGGCGACCTCGACGTCTACCGCACGGTCTCGCTCATGGTGGCGCTGCTCCTCGGCACCCTCGGGCTGCCGCACGTGCTCGTGCGCTTCTACACGAACCCCGACGGCGTCGCCGCCCGCCGCACGACCGTCATCGTGCTCGCCCTGCTCTCGGTGTTCTACCTCTTCCCGACCGCGTTCGGGCTGCTCGGGCGGGCCTTCGCTCCCGACCTCGCGGCGCCGGGCGAGGCCGACGCGCTCATCCTGCTGCTGCCCGGCCGACTCGTGCCGGGACTCTGGGGCGAACTGCTCACGGCCCTCGTCATCGCGGGTGCGTTCGGCGCCTTCCTCTCGACCTCGTCGGGGCTCGTCGTCTCACTCGCGGGCGTGATCAGCCAGGACCTGCTCGGCGGCAGCGTGCGCGGCTTCCGCATCGCGGCCGTGGTCTCGTCGCTCGTCCCGCTCATCGTGGCGCTCTCGACGGAGTCGGCCGGTCTCGCCGGCAGCGTCGGACTCGTCTTCGCGTTCACGGCGTCGACGCTCTGCCCCATGCTGATCCTCGGCATCTGGTGGCGCGGGCTCACCGCGCGAGGGGCGATCGCGGGCATGCTCACTGGCGCGCTGCTCTCGGGGGCGGCCATCCTCGGCGGCCCGCTGTTCACGGCTGCGGTGCCCGCGCTGCGCCCGTTCCTCGAGCAGCCCGCCGCATGGACCGTGCCGCTCGCCGTGCTCGTGACCGTGCTCGTCTCGCGCGGCGATCACCGCGGCATCCCGCGCGGCACCGACGCGTTCCTCACCCGACTGCACGTTCCAGAGCGGCGCGTGCGCTGA
- a CDS encoding carboxypeptidase regulatory-like domain-containing protein — MLRGNRMLIAGLAGLIAAAVVTTVAIAPASAATTASWAAWAPLTGAGGAFQTTMTLAGQPALAASVASDSRAGQVGVISGASAWLAQGTPVGAKYGSSQNQPYLNLRPKADTPAGASTTTYSFPTPTPSTNWTFVLGDIDADQVRISAVGADGAALTADELGFRGGFNYCAPGVVGKPSCAGDAADVPSWNPTTLTLTGNAAAADTSGASAWFEPSVPISSLTFVFARRSGLPVYQTWFASLARDITGTVTDAGTDPVDGVALNLVDASGTIVGTTTTAGGGLYGFPGFFATDGYTVEAVLSTGKIAVDASRKPADLSTADAVVDFTIRDIVPVAVSGNVSDSDGNPMPGVVVTIDGITTTTDTNGDYLFDTVPVGTHTATITTPDGYTVTTSPPPFTIPDGVETPITDVDFVVAANPMLSGTVTAAGAGVPGVTITATGPGGTRSTVTGADGGYRFPLLPTGDYTIEMTTPDGSIAVGPATRSESVAVDDVTGVDFAIAKTGSIEGAVAADDGTPFPGATITITGPDGSTPISSGPDGTYAADALPPGEYTMTLTVPAGYTVVGPTTLTVTITEAGEAFSDQDFVLLADAPTPTTPPSTPPAGGSTPTGTLPATGVDPAFGAAAWIALGTLVVGASAIATTRVRRRSMR; from the coding sequence ATGCTTCGGGGGAATCGCATGCTCATCGCCGGTCTCGCCGGCCTCATCGCCGCAGCCGTCGTGACGACGGTCGCGATCGCACCGGCGTCGGCCGCGACGACCGCGAGCTGGGCGGCCTGGGCGCCGCTCACCGGCGCCGGCGGTGCCTTCCAGACCACGATGACGCTCGCAGGGCAGCCCGCGCTCGCCGCCTCGGTCGCGAGCGACTCCCGGGCCGGGCAGGTCGGCGTCATCTCCGGAGCATCCGCTTGGCTCGCACAGGGCACTCCGGTCGGCGCGAAGTACGGCTCGAGCCAGAACCAGCCCTACCTGAACCTCCGCCCGAAGGCCGACACGCCTGCGGGCGCCTCGACGACGACGTACTCGTTCCCGACCCCGACCCCGTCGACGAACTGGACGTTCGTGCTCGGCGACATCGACGCCGACCAGGTGCGCATCTCGGCGGTCGGGGCGGACGGTGCGGCGCTCACAGCCGACGAACTCGGGTTCCGGGGCGGGTTCAACTACTGCGCTCCGGGCGTCGTCGGCAAGCCCTCGTGCGCGGGCGACGCGGCCGACGTGCCGAGCTGGAATCCCACGACGCTCACGCTCACGGGCAACGCGGCCGCCGCCGACACGAGCGGGGCATCGGCCTGGTTCGAGCCCTCGGTGCCGATCTCCTCGCTCACGTTCGTGTTCGCCCGGCGATCGGGGCTGCCGGTCTACCAGACCTGGTTCGCCTCACTGGCGCGTGACATCACGGGCACCGTCACCGACGCCGGCACCGACCCGGTCGACGGAGTCGCCCTCAACCTCGTCGACGCCAGCGGCACGATCGTCGGCACCACGACCACTGCCGGCGGCGGCCTCTACGGCTTCCCCGGCTTCTTCGCGACCGACGGGTACACCGTCGAGGCGGTGCTGTCGACGGGAAAGATCGCCGTCGACGCCTCTCGCAAGCCCGCCGACCTGTCGACCGCCGACGCCGTGGTCGACTTCACGATCCGCGACATCGTGCCGGTCGCGGTCTCGGGCAACGTCTCCGACTCCGACGGCAATCCGATGCCCGGGGTCGTGGTGACGATCGACGGCATCACCACGACGACCGACACGAACGGCGACTACCTCTTCGACACCGTGCCGGTGGGCACGCACACGGCGACGATCACGACGCCCGACGGCTACACCGTCACGACGAGCCCGCCGCCGTTCACCATCCCCGACGGCGTCGAGACGCCGATCACCGATGTGGACTTCGTCGTCGCGGCGAACCCGATGCTCTCGGGCACGGTCACCGCTGCGGGTGCCGGTGTGCCCGGCGTCACGATCACCGCGACCGGCCCGGGCGGCACCCGCTCCACCGTGACCGGCGCCGACGGAGGCTACCGCTTCCCGCTCCTGCCGACGGGCGACTACACGATCGAGATGACGACGCCCGACGGCTCCATCGCGGTGGGGCCCGCGACGCGAAGCGAGTCGGTGGCGGTAGACGACGTGACCGGTGTCGACTTCGCCATCGCGAAGACCGGCAGCATCGAGGGTGCCGTCGCCGCCGACGACGGCACGCCGTTCCCCGGCGCGACCATCACGATCACCGGCCCTGACGGGTCGACGCCGATCTCGAGCGGCCCCGACGGCACCTACGCGGCAGACGCCCTGCCGCCCGGCGAGTACACGATGACGCTGACGGTTCCGGCCGGGTACACCGTGGTCGGGCCCACGACGCTCACCGTCACCATCACCGAGGCCGGCGAGGCGTTCAGCGACCAGGACTTCGTGCTGCTCGCGGATGCACCGACCCCGACCACACCGCCCAGCACGCCGCCGGCGGGCGGCTCGACGCCCACCGGCACACTGCCGGCCACCGGCGTGGACCCCGCCTTCGGTGCCGCCGCGTGGATCGCACTCGGCACGCTCGTCGTCGGAGCCTCGGCGATCGCGACGACCCGAGTGCGCCGCCGCTCGATGCGCTGA